In Exiguobacterium acetylicum, the genomic stretch TGCGTGGTTTCGGTTCACCCTCACGCCCTTTACTGCCTTCTGGCGTATACTGATGACCAAACTCGACGATTCCGTCTTGATCGACATCTTTCGGGAAAGTATACATCGGTTCGACGATCTCATCGACCTGACCGAAACGAACCTGTTCCAACGTATCGTTCGCTAAGCGGAATAATCCGATGTGCATTTTCGCATCTCGTGTATATGAGACGATCAAGCCTTTATTCCGAGCGGCATTGATCGTATCGACTTCAAATAAATCATGTTCTGCGAATAAATCGCCATCCTGCGTTAAAAGTGTCGTCTCTTGGTGCTCTTTCGACAGGATGTCTTTATAATAGATCAAACGAGACGGACTGCCCTTTTGCAGAAGCACCATATCCCGCTCTCGATCTTGATTCAAATCAGCTACCGACAGACGATCGTATCGATCGACTTTCGTGACGTCTCGTTGCTTCGATAGTAACTGCTCAATGATGTATAACGTATTTTCACCATAACTGGTAATACCGATGACCAGGTGGTTTTGTTTATGTCGTGCGTCAGTTATGACTTCGAGTCGATCGATGGCTCGACCGTCAGCTACCGTCTGTCGCGCTACGAGTCGCCATTTTTCGCCTTGTCGTTCATGGACGAGCAGATGAATCGTGAAGCGCCCGTCCTGCTCGCTGCGGTAGAAGGTGATCGCCTCATCTTTACCGTTTCGATCTAAATCGACGAGTTCGTATAGACGTGATACCGCTTGATTTCGTGGTGCCACGATCTCTGCCTGTTTCGGCAAATCGCGGTCAATCCGTTCTTTCAACGACTGCTCCCATGCCGGAAGGGACGGATGTTCGAGTAAAGAGGCGGGATGCGGAAACATCGTACTGCATCCTGCTAATAATAGACTTGATATGATCATGAAGAGATATTTCATAAAGTTGGAATCCTTTCCGTACGGGCTCTGTTTCCACTTTATCATACTCTCTTCGAGGAGAGTATATTGTCGAACGGGGGACAAGTTGTTACGATATACAGATAATTGAAAGGGGTTTGAATGTATGACGTATAAAATGATTGTTCTCGATTTAGATGATACCTTGTTGACAAGTGACCATACGATTTCACCACGTACGAAAGAAGCTTTACTCGCTGCGCAGCGTCGCGGGAAGAAGGTCGTGCTCGCTAGCGGTCGTCCGACATTTGCCATGCTCGACCTCGCAAAAGAACTGGAACTCGCCCGCTACGGCAGTTACATCCTAAGCTTCAATGGCGCTTCAATCATTGATTGTAAAACGAACGAGTCGCTCTTCCTCAGCACGCTTTCCCCGGAGACGGTCCACCGCCTCGACGATTTGAGTAAACGGGAGGGTGTCTACATCCACACGTATGTCGGACATGAGATCCTGACAGAGGAACCGAATGAATATACGACGCTCGAAGGACAACTGACAGGCATGGAGGTCATTCGTGTCGCTGATTTTAAAGCCGCGATTCAAACACCTGTCGTCAAGTGTTTGATGATGGCAGAAGAGATGCACCTCGCGCGCGTCGAACAGACGCTTCAACAGGAACTTGCGGGTGAACTCGCGGTGGCTCGCTCGAAGCCATTTTTCCTTGAATTCACAGAAGATGGTGTCACAAAAGGCACAAGCCTTGCCTTACTGTCTGAAAAACTGGGAATCGCTCAAGAAGAAGTCATTGCTTGTGGAGACGGCAACAACGATCTATCGATGATCGAATGGGCAGGTCTTGGTGTCGCGATGGCGAATGCAGCCGATACCGTCAAAGAAAAAGCACAGTATATGACCGCTTCGAACGATGAAGATGGTGTTGCTCTCGTCGTCGAAAAGTTCATGATGGATGAGGAGCCGGCTATCTCAAGCCGCTAAGTGACTCAAAAAAAGAATGACGCGTCTTTTCACGCCCTTTCCCCAGGCGAGACACAAGCCAATTTTCCTGCTTCATTCAAGCAGGAAAACGGGTCTTGTTTGTCTCTGACAGCGCAAAATTGTGCTTTTTCCTGTAGGAGTTGCGTGTGACGCGTCTTTTTTTATACCTGGAAGAAGGATCAGAGAAGCATTTCGTTCACTCGACATCGCTTCCTAGGGAAAAACAAGCAAGAGCGACCCTGCAGCGAAGAGGTGTGATGCTTGTCCCTGGAAAACGATTCGAGACGAACAACAAGCGCAATCCTTCTCGTTAAGAGAAAAACTGCGCTTTGTCTTCAGTCTCAGGCTGACTTTTGAGTCAGCCTTTTTTGATTTACGACATTTACGACAAACACCAGTCGATCGGCTCTCTTCCCTGCTCTTTCAGCCAAGCATTCGTTTGAGAATACGGTTTACTACCGAAAAATCCACGACTCGCGGATAAGGGACTCGGATGGACGGCTTCAAGAACAAGATGACGATCCGTATCGATCAGCGCTTTTTTACTCTTCGCATGATTTCCCCAGAGGATGAATACGATCGGTTGTGTCTGTGTTCCTAATACTTCGATGACCCGATCCGTAAACGGCGCCCAGCCTTTTTTAGCATGTGATCCCGCTTTCCCTTCCTCAACCGTAAGCGACGTATTGAGTAAGAATACTCCTTGTCGTGACCATGCTTCGAGATTTCCGGAGGTCGGAGCCGGACAACCGATATCTGTGACGAGTTCCTTATACATGTTTCGAAGGGACGGAGGAATCGGTACTCCGTCATGCACGGAAAAGCTGAGTCCATTCGCCTGACGTGGACCATGGTAGGGATCTTGCCCTAAGATGACGCACCGGACATCTTCTGGCGCGACTGCATCGAACGCATGAAAGATCCGCTCTTTCGGAGGGTAGACGGTCGTCGTTTGATAGGCTTCCTTCAAAAAAGCCCACAGTTCTTGAAAATAGGGTTTTTCCTTTTCTTCTTTTAACACGGTTTGCCAAGATGGATGCACGTGAATCCGCTCCTTTTTCAGTCTCAAGTCGCTGTTCGTCCGTCTTGATTCTGCTATGATGGATGATGAGGTGGAAAACTATGATTCAGACAAAACAATTATTCGGACTACCATTCGTCGATGCGACACCTTCGCAATGGTATACCCATATTAAAACAATCTTACACGACCGCGGAAAAGCCTTTCTTGTCACAGCGAACCCAGAGCTCGTGTTGCGTGCATTGCGCGAACCTTCTTACGATGCCATCTTACGACGGGCGACGTTCATCACACCAGACGGAATCGGTGTGACGGCTGCCAGTAAACGGATGGGAGCACCGCTCACTGCGACATTACCAGGAATCGAGACGGCACGTGAACTATTGCGGACGGCAGACGCACTCGAGAAGCGTGTCTTTTTACTCGGTGGACGTCCGGAAGTCATGAAATCGTTGATCCGTCAGTTATCGATTCGTTTTCCGAACATCCACTTCGTTGGAACGTTTCATGGTTTTGGAAAGACAGAAGAAGCTACGCGAGCAATCGCAGAAGCAGACGCTGATCTTGTTCTCGTCGCACTCGGTGCGCCAAAACAGGAAGAATGGATCGCTTCCATCTATGATCAAGTCGATCACGGCATCTTTATCGGTGTCGGTGGTGCGTTCGACGTCTGGTCCGGACACAGTAAGCGCGCGCCTAAATTATTCCGTCGCTTCAAGCTAGAGTGGCTCTATCGTATCTCGACGCATCCTCGTGGATTCGAGAAACTCAAGGATTTGTTACTTTTCCTGACGCTCGTGCTTCGCAAAAAATCAACGCTCTCTTGAGCGCACACAAAAAGGGCCGACTTAAAAAATGACGCGTCCTTTCACGCCCTTTCCTCAGACGAGACACAAGCAAGAGCGACCCCGAAGTGAAGCGGCGCGATGCTGGTCCCAGGAAAACGATGTGTGATGAACAAAAAAGCGCAATCTTTCTCGTTAAGAGAAAAATTACGCTTTACCTTCAGTCTCAAGGCTCCCGACACGGCGGGAGCCTTTTTGACGCTTATCTTATGCGTTGACAGTCGAGAATGAACGACCGAGTTCTTTTGCTTTAGCGATTGCTGCTTCTTTGATTTCTTCTGCTTTTTCTGGGTTCATTGCCATACCTTCGATGAAGAGTGCATCGTAGTCTGTTACACCAGTGAAAGCAAGCGCTTGACGGAGGTAGTCATCACCGAAATTGAGACCAGATCCTGTGTAGACGCCACCTGTTGCTTGGATGTGGAGTGCTTTTTTGCCTTCCATCAAGCCTTTTGGACCTTCTGCAGTGTAAGCGAATGTTTTACCTGCAAGAAGAACACTGTCGATGTACATTTTGAGACGTGCTGGGAAAGAGAAGTTCCACATTGGTGTGACGAAGACATACTCATCTGCTTCCATGTATTGCTCGAGATGTTTTGTCATCGTACCGACTTTTGCGATCTCCACTTCTGTTAACTCTTCGCCTGTTGCGAATTTGCCCCATGCGCTAAGAACATCTGTATCGATTTCTTGGACTGTTTCGTTATATAGATCAAGAACTTCTACTTCAGCTGAAGGATTCGCTGCTTTGTAGCTTTCGAGGAATGCTTCACCGACTTGAAGGCTGAAAGAGTGTTCTGTAGCTTTCGGGTTAACAGTTACATAAAGTAATTTAGTCATTATTATTTCTCCCTTTTATTTAAAGTAAATTCTGTAACTAAACATACCAACCACCTTTTCGTTTGTCAATCAGTTTGACTTCCAAACGAATAAAAAAAGCTCAAGTCCGTGACCTGAGCTTTCTTGATCTTATGAGTGCTAATTCTTACACATTTTCGAGCGGCGTATAATGTTCGGCTCGTAAACCGATTCGTTTCAACTGATCAATCAACTGTTCCTTTTCAGAAACCGATAAATCCTTAAATAAGTCTGCTAAAAAGGCTTCATGTTTCGGGAATGTCTCTTCCATTAGTTCGCGTCCAGCTTCCGTTAATGTCCCAAACGTAACACGACGATCCGTCGCACATGATTTTCGCGCAATCAACCCACGCTTTTCAAGTTTATCCACGACATACGTCACACTTCCGCTCGTTAATAGAATCTTATCGCCAATTTGTTGTAGAGGCGTGTCCCCTTTGTGGTACAGCAATTCAAGAACTCCGAATTCCGATAAATTCAACTGATGTGTTTTGATGTCTGCCTTCACTTGCTCCGTCACCGCATGCATCGTCCGAGATAGAACAACGAGCATTTTTAATGCCAGCTTCGAGTCTGTCGATTCCATTTTACGTTCGCCCCTCTTTGTGTTGTATCGTCACAATCATAGACTTCTTTGTCTACCTGGTCAATTCTTGCTGAATTTTTGCAATGATCTACTGCGTAAAATTAGTTCTTGCGGTGAAACGCGTTTCATAGCCTATTGTCTTGATATACACTAAAAAGGAGGTAATCATCATGTCGATTCATACACGATTAATCCAGCTGTTCAAACGAAATGTTGCTTTTGAGTGGGCCATCGAACAATTGCATACACCAGCAGGTTATTATTTGTGTCAGCACACGTTGGTCGATCAATACCCCGATTTGTCTCCTCAAGAAAAAACGCGACTGCTCTCAAAGATCAATGAATTGGCTGAGCAGACAGCTCCATTCTCGGCTCCCGTCTCTCGACAGGATTGGCGCCGACTTGAACGACGATTATCTCGTAAGATGTAATCCAGGAGGGATGCGCGATGACGAACATCCGAGACTTGGCACGTGAAGCCAACGTGTCCGTTACGACAGTCTCACGTGTACTAAATGATCATCCGTACGTTGCGAACGAGAAGCGACAAGCTGTTCGAGAAGCCATCGAAAAACTCGGATATATCCGTAATCAGACTGCCGTCCATCTATCGACGGGTATGACAAAAACGGTCGGAGTCATGCTTCCGTTCGTTGATCATCCATATCACGCTGCCATTCTTCAGGGCATCGCGCAAGCCGCCTTTGACGCGAGCTATCGGTTCTTGACGTGGCAAACGAATTATGTGGAAACGCATGAGCAACTGGCACTGGATGCGCTGGCGCAACAGGAAATCGACGCACTCATCGTCGTGTCGCACAGTCTTCCCTTATCAGCGATTTTATCGTATGAACGTTATGGCCCGATCGTCTTTTGTGAACATCATGAAGATGTCGCTGCCGTCTATATCGATCACTATACGGCCTTTCAACAAGGACTTGCACATCTGCGACAACAAGGACATACGAGCATCGGCATCTGTCTCGGACGACCGGACAGTACGAATAGCTTGGCGCGTAAACATGCGTATCAAGAGGTCGTACGTGACGAATTCGTCTATGAACAGACCTTGACGATTGAAGACGGTGCGACCGTCGCAAGACGCTGGATGCAACAAAAACAACGACCGACCGCTATCTTGACCGCAAGTGATCACGTGGCGGCAGGTCTCATCTTGGAACTCCGAAAACAAGGCTATCAGGTTCCTGGAGACCTGTCTGTCATTGGTTTTGATGGAAGTGAACTCGCTGAAGTCTTAGCGATGACGACGATCGCGATCCCTTATGCCACGATCGGGCGACATGCGTTTCAATTAACCGTCCGCGAAGATCTCGTTGCTCGTCCACAAATCGAAGTACCCTCGACGTTCATTGCTGGAACGACCGTTCTTCCTCATACCTGAATCCATATAAAAAAGCGACGAGTTCATCGATTTGAATTCGTCGCTTCATTTCGTTTAAAGAGTTCCTGCCGCTACATACCGTGATCCCCAGTAGCCGCCACGGAACGATTCTTTGACGACTCTTCCATAATACGAGTTCGCATTGATCATCGTACCACCATCGACAGCGATTCCAACGTGTTGAATCCCACTTCCATGTGTAAAGAAGACGAGATCACCAGCGCCTGGTGCCGTACGTTTTGTTGCTGAGTATTGAGCCGCTGCCGTACGTGGGAGTGATTTTCCTAGTGCTTGATAAACGTAACGTGTAAATCCAGAGCAATCAAAGCTAACAGGACCTGTCGCACCAAAAACATAAGGACGTCCTTTGAGACCTTCTGCTACCGAAACGATCGTTGATCCTGTTTTACTAAGACCTTTTGTCGCTTTAGCGTTATATGGTTTCGTGTATGTAGAGGCGATGTATGCTGATTTCCCTTGATGACGGATTTGATACCATTCTTTGACCTGACCTACGACGGTTACAGCTTGTCCAAGTTTCAATTGCCCGACTCGTTTACTTGATACAGCAGCTTTTGCACGAATATTCAGCACATCCACTGACACCACTACTTTTTTACTTGTTGCAGCTTGCGTTGATGCTGGGACGAGTGTCCAACTACTGATGAGTAACGTTAAGGTTAACAAAACACGAGTGACAGCTTTCATCGATTCATTCTCCTCTTATGTATGAATGTATTGCACGTCTGAATTGTCAGATAATTTCTGTATTTATCCTATCATGTTCCAGATTTTCATCATGTTACAGTTCTTTAACGCGTATTCTTTTTCGTAATACTTTTGTAACAAAATAAAAAAACAGGTTGTAGAACGGCTTAGGATAGCCATTTCTACATACCTGTCAGTTTGAGTCACTTAATCGTTTTTTCAAGAATCAATTGACTTCTTTTTACGGAAACGTGCTAAGAATTCATAGACGATCGGCACGATAAGGAGTGTCAACAACGTCGAACTTGTCAGTCCACCGATGACCGTCACACCTAACCCTTTTGAAATCAATGCGCCACCTTCGAGTCCAAGCGCAAGTGGTGCAAGTGCACCAATCGTCGCAAGTGCCGTCATCAAGATTGGACGTAAACGTGTACCTGCTGCATCGAGTAATGCTTCACGCGTCGATAAACCTTCCGCTTCTTTATGAATGACACGGTCGATCAAGACGATCGCATTCGTCACGACGATTCCGATCAACATCAAAGCGCCAATCAAGGATGACACAGAAATCGTCTCTCCTGTAATCAACAGGGCAACCAGTCCACCGATGATTGCGAATGGAAGTGAGAACAAGATGACGAGTGGTGTCAATGCTCCTCCAAACGTAATGACGAGGACAAGATAGACGATCGCTACAGCTGCTGCCATTGCTAGACCAAGTTGTGTGAACGACTCTTGGATCTGCTCTGTGACTCCGCCTTGCTCATACGAGACGCCTGTCGGACGATCAATGTTTTTGACGGACTTTTCAATCGCTTGAGAAGCCTCTGTTGCTTTATCCGTTTTTAGTTCTGCTGTAACGGTAGCGACGAGTTTTCCATCACGTTCGTTAAGCGAATCAGGAGTCGTTCCTTTCTTCACTTCAACGAAATCGGACAATTTGCGAACGCCAAGCGGTGTCACGACATCCGTCTCTTCCAAATCTTGAATGGAATCGTATGTCGTTTGTTCGTTTGGAACGATGACATCGAGTTCCTTCCCATCTACCTTAATAGTAGAAAGTGGTTTTTCTTCTCCTTGGACATTAGCAATGCCCTGCGCAAGTTGTGCTGTTGAAACGCCGAATTCAGCCGCTTTTTGCTGATCGACTTCGAACGTATATTGCGTATACGCTTCTTTTAAATCTGTCGTTACTTTTCGAACATACTTCGATTCACCTTCGATCGCATCGACGAATTTCGGTGTTACTGCTTCTAAATCTTCAATATTATTTGCAAAGATTGAATACGAGACGCCTGACGAAGCTGCGCCACCACTAAAGTCTTGCTCTTTCCATTCTCCTGTTGGAATGTCAGCATTCAGCTGTTTGATGGCTGTCTGTTTAACATCTGCGAAACCTTCCGTGTCTGGATCGTATTGGACGATGAAGACCCCTTGTTTCGTATTCCCTGGATTCAATGGATTTTCTCCACCGACGGTAAACTGAAGATTATCGATATTTTTTTGTTTGTTGAAATAATCTTCTGCTTGATCAGCTGCTTTTAACGAATCATCCAACGTTTGACCTGGTTTTGGATTGTATGTGACGTAGAGTGTCTTTTCTCCTTCTTGATTCAAGAAGTTGACACCAATCGTTGGTACGAGAGCAAAACTACCGATCAACAGTAAGACTGAAAGACCAAAGACGATGAGTTTATGGTTAAGAGACCAATTCAGCATACGGCGATACCCATTCGCCAACTTTCCGCCCTCTTCTTTTTCCGGTTTTGGTGCTTTACCACGCTTAAAGAGCGAATCCGCGAACATCGGAACGACCGTAACTGCAACGATCAAGGACGCGAATAGCGCAAAGACGACTGTCAAAGCGAATGGTAAGAACAGCTCACCAACGAATCCCGTAACGAATCCGAGTGGCAAGAAGACCGCGATCGTAACGACTGTCGACGAAGCGATGGGAATGAAGACCTCTCGTGTTGCACTGATGATCAGTTCTTTTCCTTTTAACTTTTCCGTCGGATCCGTCAAACGACGATAAATATTTTCGATGACGACGATGGAATCATCAACGACTCGACCAATCGCGACCGTCATCGCTCCGAGTGTCATGATGTTCAAGGAAATATCCATCTGCTTCAAGACAAGAATTGCCATCAGAAGGGATAACGGAATCGAAATAACAGCAATGATCGTTGATTTAATGTTTCGTAAGAACAGCAAGATGATGACGATCGCAAATAACGCACCAATCAATGCTTTACTGATCATCGTCGAAACAGATTCCTCAATTGGTTTTCCTTGATCCAGTGTCACAGATGCATTGACCGAACCGTTTTCTTTTTCAAAGTCTTTGATCGTCTGCTTGACTGCATTGACGACATCGACCGTGTTTGCATCTTGCGACTTCGTTACTTGAACACCAATCGATCGTTCACCATTCGAACGCGAGATCGATTCCTCGATCCCTTTATCTTCGATCGTCGCGACTTGCGACAACGTGACAGTTGGCACTTGTGTTGGCGCCGTCTGTGCTGCCTGACCGGACGTTGCGCCTGTCGCTGGTGTCGTTTGGGATGCCGCAGGGGCTGACGATGGAGCTTGTCCTGCTTGTCCTGCTTGTCCTGCTTGTCCTGCTTGTCCTGCTTGTCCTGCTTGTCCTGCTTGTCCTGCTTCAGGAGTATTCGATACTGGCGGTGTATAGGGAAGACGAAGATCTTTTAATTCCTTGACCGTCGTTGCTTTTCCATCTAATACGACCGCTTGTTCCTTATCTCCTAACTCGTACAAGCCAAGCGCTAAACGGGAATCATTAGCTTGAATCAATTGTTTCGCATTCTCTTCGGTTAGACCGTAACGTTCGAGTTTTTTCTCATCGAAGCGAATTTCGATCCGGCGAATCTCTTGACCCGCGACTTGAACCGTCTGCGCCCCTTCGATTCCTTCAAGCTTTGGTTGAAGTTCGTTTTCAACGAGTTTCGTTAATTCAGATAGGGAACGTTCCTTATCCGAAACGGCAAAACCGATGACTGGGAATGCATCAAAGGAAATCCGTGATACTTGTGGTTCCTGAACACCTTCCGGTAATTCGACGTTTGAAAGAGCTTCTTTTACTTTTTGCTCGGCTTCTTCCATATCCGTGCTGAAGTTATAGTCGATTTGTAGGTTCGATGCATTTTGGAAAGACGTCGAACGTACTGTATCGACTCCCGGTAAATTTTCGACCTTACTTTCAAGTTCTCGACTGACTTCATCTAGCACCTGTTCTGGTGTAGCACCTGGATAAATCGTCGTCACCGACACAGTCGGCGTCGTGATGTCTGGCAATGTCTCGAGCTTCATCGATGTTCCCGCATAAATACCGGCAACCGCGATGATGATCGTCATAAGCCAGAGGGCAAACTTATTGTTCACCGAAAACTGGATGATCTTTTTCATCGTATGGTTCTCCCTCACTCTTCAATTTGTTTGTCTAGTCGTCGTGCACGTTCTATTAATTGCTGAATTAATCGTTGTCGCACATCTGGAGACGGTGCACCGAACTGAAAATGCTCCGACAATTTCAAACCGTCTAATGTAAAGCGAATCGATAATACTTCAACCGGATCCATCTGTTCTGTCAGTTGGCGGAAGAACTGCTCCGCTTGTCGCTTTCGTTCCTCGACGAACGTCGCGTGATCCTTTAACAAGGACAACAAGTAAAGAAGCGCATCCATGTCGAGATGGAACTCCTCTTGCTGCTGAATTTGCAACGTCACGAACGCTTCCATCGGTCCCATCGTCAACTGATGCTGTTCATATAGTTCAAATTGACGTGCTTCTTGCGCCTCGATGACCCCCATTAATAAAGCTTCCTTCGAAGCGAAATGATACAATAGCCCACCTTTTGAGACATTCGCTTGTTTCGCTACTTCTTCGAGCGTCAATTGGGTGAATCCTTGTTGCAAAATAATCGTCGTCGTTGCTTCAAGAATCCGACGCCGTGTCTCTTGCGCTTTTGCACTGGCCAATAGTCTCCCCCTTCCCTCATATTTTACTGTACCGTCTGGACGGTTTCTTTTTACAGTGTACGAATTCTTATTTCAAGATGCAATCGCTTTGCTTATGTTTCACGTGAAACTTTCGTGAACGAAAAAAGACTGACTCAAATGTCAGTCTCTACACAGATAAGGGCGCGAAAGGACGCATCATTCTTTTGGATTCAGCCTCTTTTGAATCCATTATTCGTCTGCTTCGCGTGCACTCTCTCGTAGTGCCGCTTGCATCGTATCGAATAAGTGATGCTCCCGTAGCACTTGGACGCCACGATCCGTTGGTCCACCAGGTGCCGCAACATCGGCAATCAGACGATCCGTACTTGCGTCGGAGCGCATGAGAATTTCAGCTGAACCTTTCATCGCTTGAGCAACGATTCGGCGTGCATTTTCTTCTTCAAAACCAGCATCCGTCAAAACCGGCACCATACCAGCTACGATTTCATAGAAGAAAGCAGGACTACATCCAGCTGCCGCCATGAATGCCGGCATCGTCGATTCATTTGCTTCCGCAATTTCTCCGACACGTCCAAATAATGCCTCGACTACACTTCGGATCTCTTCATTCACGCGTGAGCCGAACCATAGTCCAGTCATTCCTAAACGGTGTGCGACTGGAGTATTCGGCATGGCGGCGACTGTCGGTTGTTTTGCCAACTGTTCGATTTCATATGGTGTAATATGCGCAGCAATCGAAACGATCGTCTGATTCGTCCATTGTTGATTCGCTACATAGTCGAGTACACCATCGGGTTGCATGCCCAGCATGACGACATCGTATAAGGAGACGTCCTCCTGTTCGACCGTTTGAACGCCGTGTCGTGCTGCGACTTCCGTCAAACGTGCCCCGCCACTTCGATTCGTCATCGTGATATCTTCTCGTGCCAATCCAGAAGCGACCCATCCTTGAACGAGTGCCTCACTCATCGCACCAGCTCCTACTATCAATAGTTTCATCATCTATCCTTCCTTTCCCTCAAAAAAAGACCAGTCATGAACTGGTCTTATGCGGGTCCATTATACACGAACAGCTAAATCTTCGACAGCAACGACACGAAGTCCCTTGTCGTCAAGTTTCTTGACGATTTTTTTCTTTGTCTTCTCGTCACAATCCGTCGGTAATGTAATCAATACACGACGCATGACGCTACTCTTCGCATCGAGTGTCATCAGACTCGCGACCGTTGAATATTTGTTGACGATCTTCGAGATTTTCTCAAGTGCCCCTTTTTGTTCACTGAGGGCTACTGTCAGGACGTAACTTCCCGAATCACGGTTCCATGCTTCTTCAAGCATTCCAAGCATTTTTCCGTGTGGCAGGATACCGAAGAAATGACCGTCGTCATTCAAGACCGCGATATACGGTAATTCCTTGATTGAGAAGAAGACTTCAAAGAAATTACTTCCTGTATAGATGTATTTGGATGTATTCTTAATCAGCGACATGACGTTATCGTCTAAGCTGCCACCATTCATCCCATGCCGATAGATGTGCATCTTATAGATGTTCCCTTTGAAGTCCTGTCCTGATTGGTCAAGGACCGGGACACAGCGATATCCGGTTTTTTCAAGTGTGTCGAGTGCTTCACGAATCGTCGCTGTCTCGGAAATCGTGACACATTGATGCTTCGGAATACATAAACTTTGTACGAGCATAATAAAATCCTCCTCTTTTACCTGATTACGCAGACTTAATCATATCATTCGATTTTCATGCGCCATATCCTCTTTTCCCACTTCTGATGCGCTTTTATTCTTACAATCACAAGACAATCTCTTGCAATTACAACGTAATCCAACTCATTTCAATCAAGTACACTTCACTTTTTCCATTGTCAGACAATTTATTAAATCTACAATCACCTTCATATTAAGATTTATTAAGATTTCGTAAAGACGCTTCATAAATGTATTCTTTTACAATACCGTCTGCTACAATCGAACTCGTGAAGTTACTTCACTATTCTATTCTTGTTCTTA encodes the following:
- a CDS encoding Cof-type HAD-IIB family hydrolase; translation: MTYKMIVLDLDDTLLTSDHTISPRTKEALLAAQRRGKKVVLASGRPTFAMLDLAKELELARYGSYILSFNGASIIDCKTNESLFLSTLSPETVHRLDDLSKREGVYIHTYVGHEILTEEPNEYTTLEGQLTGMEVIRVADFKAAIQTPVVKCLMMAEEMHLARVEQTLQQELAGELAVARSKPFFLEFTEDGVTKGTSLALLSEKLGIAQEEVIACGDGNNDLSMIEWAGLGVAMANAADTVKEKAQYMTASNDEDGVALVVEKFMMDEEPAISSR
- the ung gene encoding uracil-DNA glycosylase; its protein translation is MHPSWQTVLKEEKEKPYFQELWAFLKEAYQTTTVYPPKERIFHAFDAVAPEDVRCVILGQDPYHGPRQANGLSFSVHDGVPIPPSLRNMYKELVTDIGCPAPTSGNLEAWSRQGVFLLNTSLTVEEGKAGSHAKKGWAPFTDRVIEVLGTQTQPIVFILWGNHAKSKKALIDTDRHLVLEAVHPSPLSASRGFFGSKPYSQTNAWLKEQGREPIDWCLS
- a CDS encoding WecB/TagA/CpsF family glycosyltransferase — encoded protein: MIQTKQLFGLPFVDATPSQWYTHIKTILHDRGKAFLVTANPELVLRALREPSYDAILRRATFITPDGIGVTAASKRMGAPLTATLPGIETARELLRTADALEKRVFLLGGRPEVMKSLIRQLSIRFPNIHFVGTFHGFGKTEEATRAIAEADADLVLVALGAPKQEEWIASIYDQVDHGIFIGVGGAFDVWSGHSKRAPKLFRRFKLEWLYRISTHPRGFEKLKDLLLFLTLVLRKKSTLS
- a CDS encoding NAD(P)H-dependent oxidoreductase, with the translated sequence MTKLLYVTVNPKATEHSFSLQVGEAFLESYKAANPSAEVEVLDLYNETVQEIDTDVLSAWGKFATGEELTEVEIAKVGTMTKHLEQYMEADEYVFVTPMWNFSFPARLKMYIDSVLLAGKTFAYTAEGPKGLMEGKKALHIQATGGVYTGSGLNFGDDYLRQALAFTGVTDYDALFIEGMAMNPEKAEEIKEAAIAKAKELGRSFSTVNA
- a CDS encoding MarR family winged helix-turn-helix transcriptional regulator, with the protein product MESTDSKLALKMLVVLSRTMHAVTEQVKADIKTHQLNLSEFGVLELLYHKGDTPLQQIGDKILLTSGSVTYVVDKLEKRGLIARKSCATDRRVTFGTLTEAGRELMEETFPKHEAFLADLFKDLSVSEKEQLIDQLKRIGLRAEHYTPLENV
- a CDS encoding LacI family DNA-binding transcriptional regulator; this encodes MTNIRDLAREANVSVTTVSRVLNDHPYVANEKRQAVREAIEKLGYIRNQTAVHLSTGMTKTVGVMLPFVDHPYHAAILQGIAQAAFDASYRFLTWQTNYVETHEQLALDALAQQEIDALIVVSHSLPLSAILSYERYGPIVFCEHHEDVAAVYIDHYTAFQQGLAHLRQQGHTSIGICLGRPDSTNSLARKHAYQEVVRDEFVYEQTLTIEDGATVARRWMQQKQRPTAILTASDHVAAGLILELRKQGYQVPGDLSVIGFDGSELAEVLAMTTIAIPYATIGRHAFQLTVREDLVARPQIEVPSTFIAGTTVLPHT
- a CDS encoding C40 family peptidase, which encodes MKAVTRVLLTLTLLISSWTLVPASTQAATSKKVVVSVDVLNIRAKAAVSSKRVGQLKLGQAVTVVGQVKEWYQIRHQGKSAYIASTYTKPYNAKATKGLSKTGSTIVSVAEGLKGRPYVFGATGPVSFDCSGFTRYVYQALGKSLPRTAAAQYSATKRTAPGAGDLVFFTHGSGIQHVGIAVDGGTMINANSYYGRVVKESFRGGYWGSRYVAAGTL